In one Siniperca chuatsi isolate FFG_IHB_CAS linkage group LG14, ASM2008510v1, whole genome shotgun sequence genomic region, the following are encoded:
- the zc3h12b gene encoding probable ribonuclease ZC3H12B, whose translation MTVWSMVEKLKMEKRPLREENIDSSEAQHATDDSEDGSSSESESEEQQCHRVQVNSSRCKKREPLVVTKPHRQLCRSPCLDRPSFSQSSTAQDFREDETSAGLGIKHASDREYQTKMEFALKLGYSGEQVETVLNKLGAAALINDVLAELVRLGNKVEPEIQPCSSTATSISRSPCVKETVSPEVSVEDDSVDTYDNLRPIVIDGSNVAMSHGNKEVFSCRGIQLAVEWFLEKGHKDITVFVPAWRKEQSRPDALITDQEILRKLEKEKILVFTPSRRVQGRRVVCYDDRFIVKLAYDSDGIIVSNDNYRDLQNEKPEWKKFIEERLLMYSFVNDKFMPPDDPLGRHGPSLENFLRKRPVVPEHKKQPCPYGKKCTYGHKCKYYHPERVNQPQRSVADELRAFAKLSAVKTMSEGALAKCGTGPATIKGDSNSEAKRVAPKRQSDPSIRSVACEPPEALSVIRKSETNSVPSLVSALSVPTMQPAKSHAAGALNTRSASSPVPGSLQFAHSSLEHMSSVQYPPILVTNSHGASVTYSEQFPKYDSVSDHGYYSLHSDFSNMSMSSMHNVDSFCSMEHEHGVYQRNPNHCPESCLSHSNSDSFSSYGDLYPSSVDSSLEESMKGQQQSPAQGRMQTFSHGFRHEALTRVQSYGPEEPKQGPRKQSGSHLAPHIQHVAVGARSSCPGDYPLTQNVLPPLSSQPTRSLGMTRMDSISDSRLYDSNPMRQRRPPLCREQHASWDPLPCGNESYGYHSYPLSNSLMPCCERVMVRSMPDKMEQIWNSPWEMPSAVEHQERYVIPDHQYQTYRNLCNIFPAYVVHSVMEKNPHLTDPQQLAAVIVTKLRSCH comes from the exons ATGACAGTATGGTCGATGGTGGAGAAGCTCAAAATGGAAAAACGCCCATTGAGGGAGGAGAACATTGACTCAAGCGAGGCCCAGCATGCCACTGACGATTCAGAGGATGGAAGCAGCTCAGAAAGCGAATCAGAAGAGCAGCAATGCCACAGGGTTCAGGTGAACAGCAGTAGGTGTAAGAAGAGGGAGCCTTTGGTTGTAACAAAACCCCACCGACAGCTCTGTCGCTCTCCATGCCTTGACCGGCCCAGTTTTTCCCAGAGTAGCACTGCGCAAGATTTTCGTGAGGATGAGACCAGCGCGGGATTAGGGATCAAGCATGCCAGTGATAGGGAGTACCAGACTAAGATGGAATTTGCGTTGAAGTTGGGCTATTCGGGAGAGCAGGTGGAGACAGTGCTCAACAAGTTGGGGGCTGCTGCACTTATTAACGATGTTCTTGCTGAGTTAGTAAGGCTTGGAAACAAAGTAGAGCCTGAAATTCAACCTTGCAGCAGTACGGCCACATCAATATCACGGTCCCCATGTGTTAAAGAGACTGTTAGTCCAGAGGTGTCAGTGGAAGATGACTCTGTGGATACCTATGATAACCTCAGGCCCATCGTTATTGATGGCTCAAATGTGGCAATGAG CCATGGAAACAAAGAGGTATTCTCTTGCCGTGGTATCCAACTTGCTGTTGAATGGTTCTTGGAGAAAGGACACAAAGACATCACTGTGTTTGTCCCAGCGTGGAGAAAGGAACAGTCGAGGCCTGATGCCCTCATCACAg ATCAAGAAATATTACGCAagctggaaaaagaaaagatccTTGTTTTCACCCCATCTCGGAGAGTTCAAGGCAGGAGAGTGGTGTGCTATGATGATCGCTTCATAGTGAAGCTGGCTTATGATTCTGATGGAATTATTGTGTCAAATGACAACTACAGAGACTTGCAAAATGAGAAGCCAGAGTGGAAGAAGTTCATAGAAGAGCGTCTTCTAATGTACTCATTTGTCAATGACAA GTTTATGCCGCCTGATGATCCATTGGGAAGACATGGTCCAAGCTTAGAAAATTTCCTCCGCAAGCGTCCTGTTGTTCCCGAGCACAAAAAACAACCTTGCCCCTATG ggaaaaagtgCACGTATGGACATAAGTGCAAGTACTATCATCCAGAGCGTGTCAACCAGCCACAGCGGTCAGTGGCTGATGAACTACGGGCCTTTGCCAAATTGTCTGCAGTGAAGACGATGAGTGAAGGAGCTTTAGCTAAATGCGGTACTGGTCCAGCAACTATAAAGGGGGACAGCAACTCTGAGGCCAAACGTGTGGCACCCAAACGTCAATCTGACCCCAGTATTCGCTCTGTGGCCTGTGAAcctccagaggcactgtccgtTATTAGGAAGTCTGAGACAAATTCAGTGCCTTCCCTTGTGTCTGCTCTCAGTGTGCCCACCATGCAGCCTGCCAAGAGCCACGCAGCTGGGGCCTTGAACACACGATCAGCCAGCAGCCCAGTGCCAGGTTCTTTGCAGTTCGCACACAGTTCTCTGGAGCACATGTCTAGTGTACAGTACCCTCCTATATTAGTTACTAATAGTCATGGCGCCTCTGTTACATACAGTGAACAGTTCCCAAAGTATGACTCAGTTAGCGACCATGGATATTATTCACTGCACAGTGATTTTTCAAATATGAGCATGAGCAGCATGCATAATGTCGACAGTTTCTGTAGCATGGAGCACGAGCATGGTGTGTATCAGAGAAATCCCAACCACTGCCCTGAATCCTGCCTCAGCCATTCAAACAGTGACTCGTTCTCCTCTTATGGGGACCTGTACCCAAGCTCTGTGGACAGTAGCTTAGAGGAGAGCATGAAGGGGCAGCAGCAGTCTCCTGCACAGGGTAGGATGCAAACTTTCTCCCATGGGTTTCGTCATGAAGCACTGACTAGGGTACAGAGTTATGGACCAGAGGAACCCAAGCAGGGCCCCCGTAAGCAGTCTGGATCTCATCTAGCACCACATATCCAGCATGTTGCTGTGGGAGCGAGGTCCAGCTGTCCTGGAGACTATCCCCTAACGCAGAATGTCCTCCCACCTTTATCCTCACAGCCCACGAGGTCTCTTGGTATGACTCGTATGGACAGCATATCAGATTCAAGGCTATATGATAGCAACCCAATGAGACAGAGGCGACCTCCACTGTGCCGTGAGCAGCATGCAAGCTGGGACCCTCTGCCTTGTGGTAATGAGTCCTATGGATATCATTCATATCCACTGAGTAACAGCCTGATGCCGTGTTGCGAGCGGGTGATGGTCCGCAGCATGCCAGACAAAATGGAACAAATCTGGAACTCACCATGGGAGATGCCATCTGCAGTTGAACATCAAGAGCGGTATGTCATCCCAGACCACCAGTATCAAACATATCGGAACCTTTGTAACATCTTTCCTGCTTACGTAGTCCACTCAGTAATGGAGAAGAACCCTCATTTGACAGATCCACAACAACTTGCGGCTGTCATTGTTACAAAACTGAGGTCATGCCATTGA
- the msna gene encoding moesin a isoform X1: MPKTISVRVTTMDAELEFAIQPNTTGKQLFDQVVKTIGLREVWYFGLQYQDTKGFSTWLKLNKKVTAQDVRKESPLLFKFRAKFFPEDVSEELIQDATQRLFFLQVKEGILNDDIYCPPETAVLLASYAVQAKYADYNKEVHTPGYLSGEQLLPQRVLDQHKLNKDQWEERIQVWHEEHKSMMREESMMEYLKIAQDLEMYGVNYFNIKNKKGTELWLGVDALGLNIYEQNDKMTPKIGFPWSEIRNISFNDKKFVIKPIDKKAPDFVFYAPRLRINKRILALCMGNHELYMRRRKPDTIEVQQMKAQAREEKNHKKMERALLENEKRKREVAEKEKEKIEREKEELMERLKQIEEQTKKAQQELEEQTQRALELEQERKRAQEEAERLESDLRSAEDAKMALLHQSENQMKNQEHLATELADLTSKISLLEDAKKKKEEEAVQWQQKATMVQDDLEKTKEELKNKVMAAHIQEPLNAENEHDENDESSAEASAEFTTAATYKDRSEEERMTEAEKNERLQKHLLVLSSELANARDESKKTVNDVIHAENMRAGRDKYKTLRQIRSGNTKQRIDEFECM, translated from the exons ATGCCGAAGACG ATTAGTGTGAGAGTCACCACAATGGATGCTGAACTGGAGTTCGCCATTCAGCCAAATACAACAGGAAAGCAACTCTTTGACCAG GTTGTTAAGACCATTGGGCTGCGGGAGGTTTGGTACTTTGGACTCCAATACCAGGATACAAAGGGTTTCTCTACATGGCTCAAGCTCAATAAGAAG GTGACAGCCCAGGATGTGAGGAAGGAAAGCCCGCTGCTGTTTAAGTTTCGTGCCAAATTCTTCCCTGAGGATGTGTCAGAGGAGTTAATCCAGGATGCCACACAGCGGCTGTTCTTCCTGCAGGTGAAGGAGGGAATCTTAAATGACGACATCTACTGCCCACCAGAGACAGCAGTCCTCCTGGCCTCCTATGCAGTGCAGGCCAAGTATGCTGACTACAACAAGGAAGTCCACACACCAGGCTATCTGTCCGGCGAACAGCTGCTCCCTCAGAG AGTTCTGGACCAGCACAAACTCAACAAGGACCAGTGGGAGGAGAGGATTCAAGTGTGGCATGAAGAACACAAGAGTATGATGAG AGAGGAATCCATGATGGAGTATCTGAAGATCGCTCAAGATCTCGAGATGTACGGAGTCAACTACTTCAACATCAAGAATAAGAAAGGAACAGAACTGTGGTTGGGAGTGGATGCTTTGGGGCTCAACATTTATGAACAGAATGACAA AATGACGCCCAAAATTGGATTTCCTTGGAGTGAAATTAGGAACATTTCCTTCAATGACAAGAAGTTTGTCATTAAACCAATTGACAAGAAAGCACCT GACTTTGTATTCTATGCTCCGAGACTGCGCATCAACAAGCGCATTCTGGCTCTTTGCATGGGCAACCATGAGCTGTATATGCGCCGCCGCAAACCTGACACCATTGAAGTGCAGCAGATGAAGGCTCAGGCTCGGGAGGAGAAGAATCACAAGAAGATGGAGAG AGCTCTGCTGGAgaatgaaaagaggaaaagagaagttgcagaaaaggaaaaggaaaagattgAAAGGGAAAAGGAGGAATTAATGGAGAGATTAAAGCAGATTGAGGAGCAGACGAAAAAAGCCCAACAAG AGTTGGAAGAGCAAACACAAAGGGCTCTGGAGttggagcaggagaggaagagagctcAGGAGGAGGCTGAACGCCTGGAGTCTGATCTGAGGAGCGCTGAGGACGCCAAGATGGCACTGCTGCACCAGTCAGAGAACCAGATGAAGAACCAAGAACACCTG GCCACAGAGTTGGCTGACCTGACTTCAAAGATTTCTCTCTTGGAGGAtgccaagaagaagaaggaagaagaggcaGTGCAGTGGCAACAGAAG GCTACCATGGTGCAGGACGACCTGGAGAAAACCAAAGAAGAGCTTAAAAACAAAGTGATGGCGGCTCACATTCAGGAGCCCCTCAACGCAGAGAACGAGCACGACGAAAACGACGAGAGCAGCGCCGAGGCCAGCGCCGAGTTCACCACTGCCGCCACGTACAAGGACCGCAGCGAAGAGGAGCGCATGACCGAGGCTGAGAAGAACGAACGTTTGCAGAAACACCTACTC GTTTTAAGCTCAGAGTTGGCCAACGCTCGGGATGAGAGCAAGAAAACAGTGAATGACGTCATCCATGCAGAGAACATGCGAGCAGGACGAGACAAGTACAAGACCCTCAGACAGATCCGGTCAGGAAACACCAAACAGCGTATTGATGAGTTTGAATGCATGTGA
- the msna gene encoding moesin a isoform X2 encodes MLNWSSPFSQIQQESNSLTRVLDQHKLNKDQWEERIQVWHEEHKSMMREESMMEYLKIAQDLEMYGVNYFNIKNKKGTELWLGVDALGLNIYEQNDKMTPKIGFPWSEIRNISFNDKKFVIKPIDKKAPDFVFYAPRLRINKRILALCMGNHELYMRRRKPDTIEVQQMKAQAREEKNHKKMERALLENEKRKREVAEKEKEKIEREKEELMERLKQIEEQTKKAQQELEEQTQRALELEQERKRAQEEAERLESDLRSAEDAKMALLHQSENQMKNQEHLATELADLTSKISLLEDAKKKKEEEAVQWQQKATMVQDDLEKTKEELKNKVMAAHIQEPLNAENEHDENDESSAEASAEFTTAATYKDRSEEERMTEAEKNERLQKHLLVLSSELANARDESKKTVNDVIHAENMRAGRDKYKTLRQIRSGNTKQRIDEFECM; translated from the exons ATGCTGAACTGGAGTTCGCCATTCAGCCAAATACAACAGGAAAGCAACTCTTTGACCAG AGTTCTGGACCAGCACAAACTCAACAAGGACCAGTGGGAGGAGAGGATTCAAGTGTGGCATGAAGAACACAAGAGTATGATGAG AGAGGAATCCATGATGGAGTATCTGAAGATCGCTCAAGATCTCGAGATGTACGGAGTCAACTACTTCAACATCAAGAATAAGAAAGGAACAGAACTGTGGTTGGGAGTGGATGCTTTGGGGCTCAACATTTATGAACAGAATGACAA AATGACGCCCAAAATTGGATTTCCTTGGAGTGAAATTAGGAACATTTCCTTCAATGACAAGAAGTTTGTCATTAAACCAATTGACAAGAAAGCACCT GACTTTGTATTCTATGCTCCGAGACTGCGCATCAACAAGCGCATTCTGGCTCTTTGCATGGGCAACCATGAGCTGTATATGCGCCGCCGCAAACCTGACACCATTGAAGTGCAGCAGATGAAGGCTCAGGCTCGGGAGGAGAAGAATCACAAGAAGATGGAGAG AGCTCTGCTGGAgaatgaaaagaggaaaagagaagttgcagaaaaggaaaaggaaaagattgAAAGGGAAAAGGAGGAATTAATGGAGAGATTAAAGCAGATTGAGGAGCAGACGAAAAAAGCCCAACAAG AGTTGGAAGAGCAAACACAAAGGGCTCTGGAGttggagcaggagaggaagagagctcAGGAGGAGGCTGAACGCCTGGAGTCTGATCTGAGGAGCGCTGAGGACGCCAAGATGGCACTGCTGCACCAGTCAGAGAACCAGATGAAGAACCAAGAACACCTG GCCACAGAGTTGGCTGACCTGACTTCAAAGATTTCTCTCTTGGAGGAtgccaagaagaagaaggaagaagaggcaGTGCAGTGGCAACAGAAG GCTACCATGGTGCAGGACGACCTGGAGAAAACCAAAGAAGAGCTTAAAAACAAAGTGATGGCGGCTCACATTCAGGAGCCCCTCAACGCAGAGAACGAGCACGACGAAAACGACGAGAGCAGCGCCGAGGCCAGCGCCGAGTTCACCACTGCCGCCACGTACAAGGACCGCAGCGAAGAGGAGCGCATGACCGAGGCTGAGAAGAACGAACGTTTGCAGAAACACCTACTC GTTTTAAGCTCAGAGTTGGCCAACGCTCGGGATGAGAGCAAGAAAACAGTGAATGACGTCATCCATGCAGAGAACATGCGAGCAGGACGAGACAAGTACAAGACCCTCAGACAGATCCGGTCAGGAAACACCAAACAGCGTATTGATGAGTTTGAATGCATGTGA